From Pseudomonas poae, the proteins below share one genomic window:
- a CDS encoding organic hydroperoxide resistance protein, translating to MQTLYTAVATATGGRDGRAVSSDNILDVKLSTPKELGGAGGQATNPEQLFAAGYSACFIGALKFVASQTKRKIPDDASITAHVGIGQIPGGFGLDIDLHISLPGLAQDDAQSLVDAAHQVCPYSNATRGNVDVRLHVTV from the coding sequence ATGCAAACTCTCTATACCGCAGTAGCCACCGCCACCGGCGGCCGTGATGGTCGTGCCGTTTCCAGCGACAACATCCTCGATGTAAAACTCTCCACCCCTAAAGAATTGGGCGGCGCCGGTGGCCAAGCCACCAACCCTGAACAGCTGTTTGCCGCCGGCTACTCGGCCTGCTTTATCGGCGCCCTGAAATTCGTCGCCAGCCAGACCAAACGCAAAATCCCGGATGACGCCTCGATCACCGCCCACGTCGGCATCGGCCAGATCCCTGGCGGTTTCGGCCTGGACATCGACCTGCACATCAGCCTGCCGGGCCTGGCCCAGGACGACGCGCAAAGCCTGGTCGACGCCGCCCACCAGGTGTGCCCGTACTCCAACGCCACCCGTGGCAACGTCGATGTCCGCCTGCACGTAACCGTGTAA
- a CDS encoding alpha/beta hydrolase — protein sequence MNTIGKALTGTLLALSINTAFAAPGDVEHNTQAFLDVLNAGTGKPMEQLTPKEARAVLTGAQAGVKLTLPKADISQKTIQVDGQPLGLTIVRPAGVKGTLPVFMFFHGGGWVLGDYPTHERLVRDLVVGSGAVAVFVNYTPSPEAHYPVAINQAYGATKWVAEHGKEINVDGKRLAVAGNSVGGNMAAVVSLMAKDKGTPAIKFQLLLWPVTDASFETASYNQYAEGHFLTKNMMKWFWDNYTTDANQRAEIYASPLRATTDQLKGLPPALIQTAGADVLRDEGEAYARKLDQAGVPVTAVRYNGMIHDYGLLNVVSQVPAVRSALLQASDELKQHLK from the coding sequence ATGAACACAATTGGTAAAGCGCTCACCGGCACCCTGCTCGCCCTGTCGATCAATACCGCCTTCGCCGCGCCAGGCGATGTGGAGCACAACACCCAGGCATTTCTGGACGTATTGAACGCCGGTACCGGCAAACCGATGGAACAGCTGACGCCCAAGGAGGCCCGCGCCGTGCTGACGGGGGCCCAGGCGGGTGTGAAGCTGACGCTGCCCAAGGCCGATATCAGCCAGAAGACCATTCAGGTCGATGGCCAGCCGCTGGGCCTGACCATCGTGCGGCCGGCCGGGGTCAAGGGCACATTGCCGGTGTTCATGTTCTTCCACGGAGGCGGTTGGGTGCTGGGGGATTACCCCACGCACGAACGCCTGGTGCGGGACCTGGTGGTGGGCTCAGGGGCGGTGGCGGTGTTCGTCAACTACACGCCATCCCCGGAAGCGCACTACCCGGTGGCGATCAACCAGGCTTACGGCGCCACGAAGTGGGTGGCTGAGCACGGCAAGGAAATCAACGTCGACGGCAAGCGCCTGGCGGTAGCGGGTAACAGTGTCGGCGGCAATATGGCGGCGGTGGTCAGCCTGATGGCCAAGGACAAGGGCACCCCGGCGATCAAGTTCCAGTTGCTGCTATGGCCGGTGACCGACGCCAGCTTCGAGACCGCGTCCTACAACCAATACGCCGAAGGGCACTTCCTCACCAAAAACATGATGAAGTGGTTCTGGGACAACTACACCACCGACGCCAACCAGCGCGCCGAGATCTACGCCTCGCCGTTGCGGGCCACCACGGATCAGCTCAAGGGCTTGCCGCCCGCGCTGATTCAGACTGCCGGCGCCGACGTGCTGCGTGATGAAGGCGAAGCTTATGCACGCAAGCTGGATCAGGCCGGTGTACCGGTGACCGCCGTGCGTTACAACGGCATGATCCACGACTACGGTTTGCTCAACGTGGTCAGCCAGGTCCCTGCGGTGCGTTCGGCCTTGCTGCAAGCTTCGGATGAGCTTAAGCAACATCTGAAATAA
- a CDS encoding elongation factor P, with the protein MKTGKELKPGTVIRLENDPWLVQKAEFTKSGRNSAIMKTKLKNLLTGYKTEIVYSADDKLDDVILDRKEATLSFISGDTYTFMDTTDYTMYELNAEDIEAVLPFIEEGMEDVCEAIFFEERLVSVELPTTIVRKVAYTEGSARGDTSGKVMKPAKLSNGTELQVADFIEIDDLIEIDTREGGSYKGRAKK; encoded by the coding sequence ATGAAAACTGGTAAAGAACTGAAACCCGGTACAGTGATCCGTCTCGAAAACGACCCTTGGCTGGTTCAGAAAGCTGAGTTCACCAAGTCTGGTCGTAACAGCGCAATCATGAAGACCAAGCTGAAGAACCTGCTGACCGGTTACAAGACCGAGATCGTCTACAGCGCCGATGACAAGCTGGATGACGTGATCCTCGACCGTAAAGAAGCGACCCTGTCCTTCATCAGCGGCGACACCTACACGTTCATGGACACCACCGACTACACCATGTACGAGCTGAACGCTGAAGACATCGAAGCCGTTCTGCCGTTCATCGAAGAAGGTATGGAAGACGTCTGCGAAGCTATTTTCTTCGAAGAGCGTCTGGTTTCCGTAGAGCTGCCGACCACTATCGTGCGTAAGGTTGCCTACACCGAAGGTTCCGCTCGCGGCGACACTTCGGGCAAGGTCATGAAGCCTGCCAAACTGAGCAACGGTACCGAACTGCAAGTAGCCGATTTCATCGAAATCGACGACCTGATCGAGATCGACACCCGTGAAGGTGGTTCGTACAAAGGTCGCGCCAAGAAGTAA
- the earP gene encoding elongation factor P maturation arginine rhamnosyltransferase EarP, with translation MKARWDIFCSVVDNYGDIGVTWRLARQLVVEHGCDVRLWVDDLRAFERMCPEIDVHLSQQWQEGVEVRHWPAEWAGAPAADVVIAAFACQLPPDYMEAMAARARVPLWMNLDYLSAEDWVVGCHRLPSVKFKGVQKYFFFPGFKPGTGGLLREAGLLEQRQAFQQDGAAQRQFLQGLGVFPATDARLISLFAYENPGLAGWLDVLSTDGRATHLLVPEGRILGDVQRWLGVEGLAVGAMHQRGALTVQVLPFVRQAQYDRLLWCCDFNAVRGEDSFVRAQWAARPLLWHIYRQDEDIHLDKLDAFLALYTAALSPAARAALVALWQAWNTDGDMALAWKMLLEHWPQISLHAQTWSLEQGLQADLATALVQFYESWI, from the coding sequence ATGAAAGCCCGCTGGGATATTTTTTGCAGCGTCGTCGACAACTACGGCGACATCGGCGTGACCTGGCGCCTGGCCCGGCAATTGGTGGTGGAGCACGGCTGCGACGTGCGTTTGTGGGTCGATGACCTGCGCGCCTTCGAACGCATGTGCCCCGAAATCGATGTGCACTTGAGCCAGCAATGGCAAGAAGGCGTCGAAGTACGCCATTGGCCCGCCGAATGGGCGGGGGCCCCCGCGGCGGATGTGGTGATCGCCGCTTTTGCCTGCCAGTTGCCGCCCGACTACATGGAAGCCATGGCTGCGCGCGCGCGTGTGCCGTTGTGGATGAACCTGGATTACCTGAGTGCCGAAGACTGGGTGGTGGGTTGCCATCGCTTGCCGTCGGTGAAGTTCAAGGGCGTGCAGAAGTACTTCTTTTTCCCGGGTTTCAAGCCCGGCACCGGTGGTTTGTTGCGCGAGGCGGGGTTGCTCGAGCAGCGTCAGGCGTTTCAGCAAGATGGCGCTGCGCAGCGCCAATTCCTGCAAGGCTTGGGGGTATTTCCCGCAACCGATGCGCGGTTGATCTCGCTGTTCGCTTACGAAAACCCCGGGCTTGCCGGTTGGCTGGACGTATTGTCGACGGACGGGCGTGCCACTCATCTATTGGTGCCGGAAGGGCGAATCCTCGGGGATGTGCAGCGCTGGCTTGGCGTGGAGGGCCTGGCGGTGGGGGCTATGCATCAGCGCGGTGCTTTGACCGTGCAGGTGCTGCCGTTCGTGCGCCAGGCGCAATATGACCGCTTATTGTGGTGCTGCGACTTCAACGCCGTGCGTGGCGAAGACTCCTTCGTGCGCGCCCAATGGGCCGCCCGGCCCCTGTTGTGGCACATCTATCGCCAGGACGAAGACATCCACCTCGACAAGCTCGACGCCTTCCTGGCGCTGTACACCGCGGCCTTATCACCGGCCGCAAGGGCTGCGCTGGTCGCACTGTGGCAAGCCTGGAACACTGATGGCGATATGGCACTTGCGTGGAAAATGCTCCTCGAGCACTGGCCGCAGATCAGTTTGCATGCCCAGACGTGGTCTCTGGAACAAGGCTTGCAGGCCGATCTTGCGACGGCGCTGGTACAGTTTTATGAAAGTTGGATATGA
- a CDS encoding transcription elongation factor GreAB: MNKHAVHQLVLEKLSVDLDIAQRAAQTAYETATHEENIAENKYDTLGLEASYLAAGQAKRVEEIKQALALCQAMQLRPYDDQRGIEVGALLGLEDENGRQQWLFLAPDAAGLKVDVVGQPVTVITPRSPLGKSLLGKFEGDEVEILVAGARQQFVVTEAR; the protein is encoded by the coding sequence ATGAATAAACACGCCGTCCACCAACTGGTCCTGGAAAAGCTCAGCGTCGACCTTGATATTGCGCAACGGGCCGCGCAGACCGCGTACGAAACCGCGACCCACGAAGAAAATATCGCCGAAAACAAATACGACACTCTGGGGCTGGAGGCGTCTTACCTGGCCGCCGGGCAAGCCAAACGCGTCGAGGAAATCAAGCAGGCACTGGCGCTGTGCCAGGCCATGCAACTGCGCCCGTACGACGATCAGCGCGGGATAGAAGTCGGCGCGCTATTGGGCCTGGAGGACGAGAACGGCCGGCAGCAGTGGCTGTTCCTGGCACCGGATGCGGCGGGTTTGAAGGTGGACGTGGTGGGGCAACCGGTGACCGTCATCACCCCGCGCTCGCCCTTGGGCAAAAGCCTGTTGGGCAAGTTTGAAGGCGATGAGGTGGAGATTCTGGTGGCGGGCGCTCGGCAACAGTTTGTGGTTACCGAGGCCAGATAA
- the cysB gene encoding HTH-type transcriptional regulator CysB — MKLQQLRYIWEVAHHDLNVSATAQSLYTSQPGISKQIRLLEDELGVEVFARSGKHLTRVTPAGERIITTAGEILRKVESIKQIAQEFSNEKKGTLSIATTHTQARYALPPVIRDFIKQYPDVALHMHQGSPMQIAEMAADGTVDFAIATEALELFGDLVMMPCYRWNRCVVVPQGHPLAKLPKLTLEALAEYPIVTYVFGFTGRSKLDEAFSHRGLTPKVVFTAADADVIKTYVRLGLGVGIVAKMAVDTALDKDLVVLDASELFESSVTKIGFRRGTFLRGFMCDFIEKFAPHLTREVMAKAIQCHNKQELEELFDGVELPVH; from the coding sequence ATGAAGCTTCAACAACTGCGCTACATCTGGGAAGTGGCGCACCACGACCTCAACGTTTCCGCTACTGCTCAAAGCCTTTACACCTCGCAACCCGGTATCAGCAAGCAGATCCGCCTGCTCGAAGACGAGCTGGGCGTCGAAGTGTTCGCACGCAGCGGCAAGCACCTCACCCGCGTTACCCCGGCCGGTGAGCGCATCATCACCACCGCTGGCGAGATCCTGCGCAAAGTCGAAAGCATCAAGCAGATCGCCCAGGAATTCTCCAACGAGAAAAAAGGCACCCTGTCGATCGCCACCACCCACACCCAGGCGCGTTATGCGTTGCCGCCGGTGATCCGCGATTTCATCAAGCAATACCCGGATGTGGCCCTGCACATGCACCAGGGTTCGCCGATGCAGATCGCCGAAATGGCTGCCGACGGCACTGTCGATTTCGCCATCGCCACCGAAGCCCTGGAGCTGTTCGGTGACCTGGTGATGATGCCGTGCTATCGCTGGAACCGTTGCGTGGTCGTGCCCCAGGGCCACCCGCTGGCCAAGCTGCCGAAGTTGACCCTGGAAGCCCTGGCGGAATACCCGATCGTGACCTACGTGTTCGGTTTTACCGGCCGCTCCAAGCTCGACGAAGCCTTCAGCCATCGCGGCCTCACGCCGAAAGTGGTGTTCACCGCCGCCGACGCCGACGTGATCAAGACCTATGTTCGCCTGGGCCTGGGCGTGGGTATCGTCGCCAAAATGGCCGTCGACACCGCCCTCGATAAAGACCTGGTGGTGCTTGATGCCAGCGAGCTGTTCGAGTCCAGCGTAACCAAGATCGGCTTCCGCCGTGGTACCTTCCTGCGCGGTTTCATGTGCGATTTCATCGAGAAATTCGCCCCGCACCTGACCCGCGAAGTCATGGCCAAGGCGATCCAGTGCCACAACAAGCAGGAACTGGAAGAGCTGTTTGACGGCGTAGAATTGCCGGTTCACTGA
- a CDS encoding universal stress protein has product MIRSMLYATDLGLYAPYVMQHALALARTFKSDLYVIHVVEPIGLFAESVLQSYLDEKALSEWQSQGLTTVMATIEQRVLDSFREELGDGEQDLKLIRSVRVIQGDPCEVILDQLRKLSVDLLIVGSHSHATAAATPLGRTAARVLQLSTVPVYLVPSLQRRRSDDV; this is encoded by the coding sequence ATGATTCGTTCGATGCTGTACGCCACGGACCTCGGTCTGTATGCGCCCTATGTGATGCAGCATGCGCTGGCGCTGGCGCGAACGTTCAAGTCTGATCTGTATGTGATTCATGTGGTCGAGCCCATCGGGTTGTTCGCTGAATCAGTGTTGCAGAGCTACCTTGATGAGAAGGCTCTGAGTGAATGGCAAAGCCAGGGGCTGACCACCGTAATGGCGACGATCGAGCAGCGCGTGCTGGACAGTTTTCGCGAGGAGTTGGGAGACGGGGAGCAGGATCTGAAACTGATTCGCTCGGTGCGCGTGATCCAGGGGGACCCGTGCGAAGTGATACTCGACCAGTTGCGCAAACTGTCCGTCGATCTGTTGATCGTCGGCAGTCACAGCCATGCGACGGCGGCCGCCACACCACTTGGGCGCACCGCTGCGCGGGTGCTGCAGCTGTCTACCGTGCCGGTTTACCTGGTGCCTTCCTTACAACGTCGACGAAGTGATGACGTGTGA
- a CDS encoding 5'-nucleotidase — MAKGLGDKLVLAISSRALFDLSDSHKVYLAQGVEAYRKYQIEHEEEILEPGDAFPLVKKLLSLNASLGRARVEVVLVSRNSADTGLRVFNSIQHYGLDISRAAFVGGRSPYPYLAAFGCHLFLSTHAEDVRSALDAGFAAATILSGGPRRASSEELRIAFDGDAVLFSDESERVYQTDGLEAFQVSERESARQPLHGGPFKGFLAALNLLQREFADDACPIRTALVTARSAPSHERVIRTLREWDIRLDESLFLGGLEKSAFLEAFAADVFFDDQAGHCEKARKVVATGHVPHGISNEVRIQSES; from the coding sequence ATGGCAAAGGGACTGGGCGACAAGCTGGTGCTGGCGATTTCTTCGCGGGCACTGTTTGACCTGAGCGACAGCCACAAGGTCTACCTGGCCCAAGGGGTGGAGGCGTACCGCAAATACCAGATCGAACACGAGGAAGAAATCCTTGAGCCCGGCGACGCCTTCCCGTTGGTCAAGAAGCTGCTCAGCCTCAACGCCAGCCTGGGCCGTGCCCGGGTCGAAGTGGTGCTGGTGTCGCGCAACAGTGCCGACACCGGCCTGCGCGTGTTCAATTCGATCCAGCATTACGGCCTCGATATTTCCCGCGCCGCCTTCGTCGGTGGGCGCAGCCCTTACCCTTATCTCGCGGCATTCGGTTGCCATCTGTTTCTTTCCACCCATGCGGAGGATGTGCGCAGCGCGCTCGATGCCGGCTTTGCGGCGGCGACGATACTGTCGGGCGGCCCACGCCGGGCCTCCAGCGAGGAACTGCGGATTGCCTTTGACGGTGACGCGGTGCTGTTTTCCGATGAGTCGGAGCGCGTGTACCAGACCGACGGGTTGGAGGCGTTCCAGGTCAGCGAGCGTGAGTCGGCGCGCCAGCCCTTGCATGGGGGCCCCTTCAAGGGCTTCCTGGCTGCGCTGAATCTGTTGCAGCGGGAGTTTGCGGACGACGCCTGCCCGATCCGTACCGCGTTGGTCACGGCCCGCTCGGCGCCGTCCCATGAGCGGGTGATTCGCACCTTGCGTGAATGGGATATCCGCCTGGACGAATCACTGTTCCTGGGTGGCCTGGAAAAATCCGCGTTTCTGGAGGCGTTTGCCGCTGATGTGTTTTTCGATGACCAGGCCGGGCATTGCGAGAAGGCCAGGAAGGTGGTGGCCACCGGGCATGTACCGCATGGCATCAGTAATGAGGTAAGAATCCAGAGCGAGAGCTGA
- a CDS encoding putative 2-dehydropantoate 2-reductase yields the protein MTVQSPRIGIIGTGAIGGFYGMMLARAGFDVHFLLRSEYAAVSEHGLHLNSTLHGSLHLHPVQAYARAADMPPCDWLLVGTKSTGNVELAPTLAQVAAPGAKVVLLQNGLDVEDSLREHLPPSLHLLGGLCYIGVHRSAPGVVEHQALGRVNLGYHSGTAANDEARRQAIVEEGAALFHAAGIESQAMANVHQARWHKLVWNVPYNGLSVLLGTGTTAMMADESSRELIQALMAEVVKGAHACGHEIPASYAEQMFTMTETMDDYLPSMYHDHIHKRPLELAAIYARPLAAAKAAGCELPRMQALYQALSFIDRHNR from the coding sequence ATGACAGTACAGTCGCCCCGTATCGGCATTATCGGCACCGGCGCCATCGGTGGGTTCTACGGCATGATGCTGGCACGCGCCGGTTTCGATGTGCACTTCCTGTTGCGCAGCGAATACGCGGCGGTCAGCGAGCACGGCCTGCACCTCAACAGCACGCTGCATGGCAGCCTGCACCTGCATCCGGTGCAGGCGTATGCCCGCGCCGCCGATATGCCGCCGTGTGACTGGTTGCTGGTAGGCACCAAGTCCACGGGCAATGTGGAGCTGGCCCCGACGCTCGCCCAAGTCGCCGCGCCGGGCGCCAAAGTGGTGCTGCTGCAAAACGGCCTCGATGTGGAAGACAGCTTGCGTGAACACCTGCCGCCCTCCCTGCACCTGTTGGGCGGGCTGTGTTACATCGGCGTGCACCGTTCCGCGCCTGGCGTGGTTGAGCATCAGGCCCTGGGCAGAGTCAATCTTGGTTATCACAGTGGCACTGCGGCCAATGATGAAGCGCGCCGTCAGGCGATTGTCGAAGAGGGCGCCGCGCTGTTTCACGCCGCCGGCATCGAGTCCCAGGCCATGGCCAATGTGCATCAGGCCCGCTGGCATAAGCTGGTGTGGAACGTGCCCTACAACGGTCTGTCCGTATTGCTGGGCACCGGCACCACGGCGATGATGGCGGATGAATCCAGCCGCGAGCTGATCCAGGCCTTGATGGCGGAAGTCGTCAAAGGCGCCCACGCCTGCGGCCATGAAATCCCTGCAAGCTACGCCGAGCAGATGTTCACCATGACCGAAACCATGGACGACTACCTGCCCAGCATGTACCACGACCATATACACAAACGCCCGCTGGAACTGGCGGCGATCTACGCCCGGCCACTGGCTGCGGCCAAAGCCGCCGGTTGCGAACTGCCACGCATGCAGGCGCTGTATCAGGCCTTGAGTTTTATAGATCGGCACAACCGCTGA
- a CDS encoding thioredoxin codes for MYTDSEHRPVDGGGSSIVKELELTDLDIDQQLLGLPGISLVVFTSVGCSSCRWARQQLPGWRLPVDRVCWVDAGHNGGAVERYQIFHLPALFVVCEGQFLGQLQARLTLADLTAAIHQAFTRTPEELP; via the coding sequence ATGTACACGGACTCCGAGCACCGTCCAGTTGACGGCGGTGGCAGCAGTATAGTGAAGGAACTGGAATTGACCGACCTGGATATTGACCAGCAACTGCTGGGATTGCCAGGTATTTCGCTCGTAGTGTTTACCAGCGTAGGGTGCTCCAGTTGCCGTTGGGCGCGCCAGCAACTGCCGGGCTGGCGCTTGCCGGTGGACCGCGTGTGCTGGGTGGATGCCGGGCACAACGGCGGTGCGGTCGAGCGTTACCAGATCTTTCATTTGCCGGCGTTGTTCGTGGTGTGCGAGGGTCAATTCCTTGGGCAATTGCAGGCGCGTCTCACACTTGCCGACCTTACCGCCGCGATCCATCAAGCATTTACCCGTACTCCAGAGGAACTGCCATGA
- a CDS encoding 3-deoxy-7-phosphoheptulonate synthase, whose product MADLPINDLNVESNETLITPDQLKREIPLSDAALQTVTKGREVIRDILDGTDHRLFVVIGPCSIHDLKAAHEYAERLKVLAAEVSDTLYLVMRVYFEKPRTTVGWKGLINDPYLDDSFKIQDGLHIGRQLLLDLAEMGLPTATEALDPISPQYLQDLISWSAIGARTTESQTHREMASGLSSAVGFKNGTDGGLTVAINALQSVSSPHRFLGINQEGGVSIVTTKGNAYGHVVLRGGNGKPNYDSVSVALCEQALNKAKIKPNIMVDCSHANSNKDPALQPLVMENVANQILEGNQSIIGLMVESHLNWGCQAIPKDLADLQYGVSITDACIDWSATETTLRSMHAKLKDVLPKRQRG is encoded by the coding sequence ATGGCTGATTTACCGATCAATGACCTAAACGTCGAATCCAACGAGACCCTGATCACTCCCGATCAGCTCAAGCGCGAAATCCCTTTGAGCGACGCTGCCCTGCAGACCGTCACCAAGGGCCGCGAAGTCATCCGTGACATTCTCGACGGCACCGACCACCGCCTCTTCGTTGTAATCGGGCCTTGCTCGATCCACGACCTCAAAGCGGCCCACGAATACGCCGAACGCCTCAAGGTGCTGGCGGCGGAAGTGTCCGACACCTTGTACCTTGTGATGCGCGTCTATTTCGAAAAACCGCGCACCACCGTCGGCTGGAAAGGCTTGATCAACGACCCATACCTGGACGACTCGTTCAAGATCCAGGACGGCTTGCACATCGGTCGCCAACTGCTGCTGGACCTGGCCGAAATGGGCCTGCCGACCGCCACCGAAGCCCTCGACCCGATCTCCCCGCAGTACCTGCAGGACCTGATCAGTTGGTCGGCCATCGGCGCACGCACCACCGAATCCCAGACCCACCGCGAAATGGCGTCCGGCCTGTCTTCCGCCGTGGGCTTCAAGAACGGCACCGACGGTGGCCTGACGGTGGCGATCAACGCACTGCAATCGGTCTCCAGCCCGCACCGTTTCCTGGGCATCAACCAGGAAGGTGGCGTGTCGATCGTCACCACCAAAGGCAACGCCTACGGTCACGTGGTGCTGCGCGGTGGCAACGGCAAGCCCAACTATGATTCGGTCAGCGTTGCGCTGTGTGAACAGGCGCTGAACAAGGCCAAGATCAAGCCGAACATCATGGTCGACTGCAGCCACGCCAACTCCAACAAGGACCCGGCCCTGCAGCCGCTGGTGATGGAAAACGTCGCCAACCAGATCCTGGAAGGCAACCAGTCGATTATCGGCCTGATGGTCGAGAGCCACCTGAACTGGGGCTGCCAGGCGATTCCAAAAGACCTGGCCGACTTGCAGTACGGCGTGTCGATCACCGATGCCTGCATCGACTGGTCCGCCACCGAGACCACCCTGCGCAGCATGCACGCCAAGCTCAAGGACGTATTGCCCAAACGCCAACGCGGCTGA
- a CDS encoding GNAT family N-acetyltransferase has translation MSEALSIHHDQAGHQFETNVDGHRAYLTYMDLGKQTLDIYRTFVPNALRGRGIAAALTEEALKFAEESGYTVIPSCSYVERYMERHQRHAAKL, from the coding sequence ATGAGCGAGGCGTTGTCCATCCACCATGACCAGGCTGGTCATCAGTTCGAGACCAATGTGGACGGTCATCGTGCCTATCTGACCTATATGGACCTCGGCAAACAGACCCTGGATATCTATCGGACCTTCGTGCCCAACGCGCTGCGAGGCCGTGGCATTGCGGCGGCGTTGACCGAGGAGGCGTTGAAGTTCGCCGAAGAGTCCGGCTACACGGTGATCCCGTCATGCTCCTATGTCGAACGCTACATGGAGCGCCACCAGCGCCATGCCGCCAAGCTCTGA
- the oprI gene encoding outer membrane lipoprotei OprI: protein MNNVLKFSALALAAVLATGCSSVSKETEARLTATEDAAARSQARADEAYRKADEALAAAQKAQQTADEANERALRMLEKASRK, encoded by the coding sequence ATGAACAACGTTCTGAAATTCTCTGCTCTGGCTCTGGCCGCAGTTCTGGCTACCGGTTGCAGCAGCGTCTCCAAAGAAACCGAAGCTCGTCTGACTGCAACTGAAGACGCAGCAGCTCGCTCCCAGGCTCGTGCAGACGAAGCCTACCGTAAAGCTGATGAAGCTCTGGCTGCTGCTCAAAAAGCACAACAGACTGCTGACGAAGCTAACGAGCGCGCTCTGCGCATGCTTGAAAAAGCAAGCCGCAAGTAA
- a CDS encoding L,D-transpeptidase family protein gives MLSRLSVVTCCLSLAALCAAGSASALQLPLPPPGEDIVGQVQVIKAKYEDTFADLGTTYDLGYSEMVAANPGVDAWLPGAGTEIVLPTRFILPPGPREGIVINLAEYRLYYFPKGQSVVYTFPLGIGREGWGSPIAHTSIIAKTPNPTWTPPASIKAEHAANGDPLPNVVPAGPDNPLGPFKFTLGTPGYLIHGSNMKFGIGTRTSHGCFRMFNNNVLEMAGMVPVGTSVRIINDAYKFGSSGGKVYLEAHTPLNDDGTPSVVDKHTAVINALLKREDLANNLRVNWDQVRDVVAAEDGLPTEIGVPGAAPIASSAPIDLQQ, from the coding sequence ATGTTGTCGCGCCTTTCCGTCGTCACCTGCTGCCTGTCTCTCGCTGCACTCTGTGCGGCCGGTTCTGCGTCAGCTTTGCAGTTGCCCTTGCCACCACCGGGTGAAGACATTGTCGGTCAGGTCCAGGTGATCAAGGCCAAGTACGAAGACACCTTTGCCGACCTGGGTACCACCTACGACCTGGGCTATTCGGAGATGGTCGCGGCCAACCCGGGCGTCGATGCCTGGTTGCCGGGGGCGGGCACCGAGATCGTATTGCCGACGCGTTTCATCCTGCCGCCGGGACCGCGCGAAGGCATCGTGATCAACCTGGCGGAATACCGGCTCTATTACTTCCCCAAGGGTCAAAGCGTGGTCTACACCTTCCCGCTGGGGATCGGTCGTGAGGGCTGGGGGTCGCCAATTGCCCATACCAGTATTATCGCCAAGACGCCGAACCCGACCTGGACCCCGCCAGCCTCGATCAAGGCCGAGCACGCCGCCAACGGCGACCCGCTGCCCAACGTGGTACCGGCCGGCCCGGACAACCCCCTGGGGCCGTTCAAGTTCACTCTGGGGACGCCGGGCTACCTGATCCACGGCTCCAACATGAAATTCGGCATCGGTACGCGTACCAGCCACGGCTGCTTCCGCATGTTCAACAACAACGTGCTGGAGATGGCCGGCATGGTGCCGGTCGGGACGTCGGTGCGCATCATCAACGATGCCTACAAGTTCGGCAGCAGTGGCGGCAAGGTCTACCTTGAGGCGCATACACCATTGAACGACGACGGGACGCCGTCGGTGGTCGATAAGCACACGGCGGTGATCAACGCCTTGCTCAAGCGTGAGGACCTGGCCAACAACCTGCGGGTGAACTGGGATCAGGTGCGGGATGTGGTGGCCGCCGAAGATGGTTTGCCGACCGAGATCGGGGTACCGGGTGCAGCGCCTATAGCCTCCAGCGCACCGATTGACCTGCAGCAATAA